The sequence TGCCATTGTACGCTGCAGTCCTCGGAGATGGCGGCCACATCTTTATGAATATCATCTGCATTGTTGCTCTTTGGTTTGTAAGTTTATTTCTCGAGCCTTCTGTCTCTGTATCCGGCAACTGTCGCAATAATCACGACCAGAATCTGACTCTATCACAGAACACTGCCATTGCAGTACTTGCCGCCTCACGCCTTGTCTTTGCCGTTGCTCGAGACGGCGTGCTCCCATACTCTTCTTGGGTATCCAAAGTAGTTGACGGACAACCACGAAATGCAGTATTGGTAGTTTGGGGCGTGGCATCCATCATTACTTGCACAATATTGCCGTCCGCCGTTGCATTCACCTCTCTGGTTTCCGCAGCCGGCGTACCATCTGCCGCCGCTTACGGTCTGATCTGCCTCGGTCGCCTCTTTCTTACACCGAATCAATTTCCAAAGCCTGCGTGGAGTTTAGGACGCCTGAGTAAGCCATTTCAGGCTATTGCTGTGTTGTGGAATGGGTGGGTAGTGGCCGTACTTTACTCGCCGTATTCGTTCCCCGTATCGGCATCAACGCTCAACTATGCACCGGTAATCATGGGAATTGTAACCATCTTTGCATTGATTTCGTGGTGGTTTATTCCTGCCCAGCGTTGGCTGCCTAGCGAACGAATCCAAGAAACTTTAAACGCAAGAAGCCCAAGCAGCCAACAGGATTTGAGGGAAGAAGTGCAAtgacagcagcattgtcAAAAGCAATGCCATGTAGATGTTGTTTTAGAAATGAAAAGAATCACTTATTTCTCGGCCATCGTAATGTGCGCATCTCATATACATCACCAGCCAGAGGTGCCCGATATTCATGTCTTCTTTGTCGGCAGGGCTGGCTCTTCGTAGCTACACTACACTaaatgccatggctggaaGTATTCCAAACTGTCTCTACATGAACATATTGTGAGAAGTGTAACGTATGCGCTTCAATGCACTTTGCTGGCATCTAAAACGAGTCATGACCATACACCAACTTCTGCCGCATTAAGCGGGATGCCAAGCGACTAATGTGACAAGGGCTTAAAGCAATAGCTTATTGACATCGATCATCTCTCAAGAGTCCTTGGTTCCATCTCTGTCTGACCatcttccatctccaaaACACATCGTCGCGCAGTGTTACCTACCCCGTCTCCGGCTCTTTGTTCTATTCCTGGCCGTCTTTGCTGTTGCGTGTAACGCACCCGATTGACTGAGCGGGCTGTCGCGTGAGACACGTAGTTATATTCAATTCAAGGCACAGATCATGCCGTCTCCTCTCTTTTCTATCTCACAACCACCGGTTCGCCCCAACACATGATGAGCTGAGATGGAGAAACCGTCCTTGACCTCCCTTCCCAAAGAGTTTTTGTTACAAATTGCTCATTATGCTTCGATTTCTTCGCCCTCAGAGATATCTTTGGCACATTGCTCCAAATCTCCGGTCTTGACCTCCAGCCTGTCTCGTATTGCTCGTACATGCCGTCGCCTGCATGACGTTTTGAACCCGGAGTTATATTGGCAAAATATCTTCCCTGGCCATGCCCAGACTCAGCTTTCATGTCTATTATGGGCAGTCCAACAAGAGGGCCGTCTAGGCACGATCAAGCGGGCCTTTAGCTATGGTGCAGACCTGAATGCTGTCATGAAGGGTGAAGAATCACAGGAGTACGGCGTTGGCAGATTCCGTAATGCCAAATTCGAGGCGACCATACTTCATATAGCTGCGAAACACGgcctggttgatgttgttgaattCCTTCTCGCAAATGGCGCAAACGTCAATGCCGGCTCCTCAACATATTGCTACTGCAACACGAAATGGAAGAATGTGTTCCCTTTCCGTGAATTCTATCCTCTTCACTTTGCTTTGGTGCATGCCGAGTCTCGAAAGCCACGGGAGTTATACAAGGCTGCTGAACTACTTATTCAACATGGTGCATATTTGGTCTCAGCAGAACAAATGGCATTCAACTTTTTGTACAGATGCGGGTTTGAATTACTCGACTTGGCTGACAAAACGAGAACTGCCGCAATGAGCACATCGATACTCCTGTACGCACTCAGTAACGGGAGCGACGCGACGCGAATATGTCAAGATTTACTGACAAGGGAAGAGATTGTATACTCTGAAGAGTATAGCCACGAAGGAGATACGCTTCTTCACGGAGCCATGCAGCATGGGGACGTCAACATATTGAAGCACGTTCTTGACCGATATCGCGGAGACTATTGGAGCAAAAACGAAGCTAAACAGACGCCGTTGCATCTCGCTGCGTCCAAGGGCCACGATGAAGCCATTAGACTCTTCTTTGATAGGGTTCCGTCTCGCAAAACATTTCCTATGGAACCTGACAGAACCGGCAACTGTCCAATTTCCTATAGTCTTTCTTCTGCTATGGAGTCCGAGTCGAGGCGGGTGGACGGTGTCAACCTCATACTGGACAAAACGAAAGACTTGACTATACGGCAATACAACGACACAGGAGATACATTATTGCATATGGCTGTTCAAACTGGGGATGCAGATCTTGTATCAAGAATTATGCGTTGCCTGAAGACGAACGTCACAGGCCGCAACGCACGTGGAGATATGCCAATACACCGACTTGCGGCGTCTAAATTTGATCGCAAGGGCGCTGCAGCAGTGATCAAGGTTTTAATCGACGCTGGATGTCCAATTGATTCGCCCAGTTCTGGTGGTACGCCACTGGCCATTGCTATCGATCACCAAAACTACAGCACAGCCATGATACTACTGGAAGCTGGCAGCGGTGGTTTGCAATCACTGGGTAGTCAAGACTTGAACAATCTTTTCCGCAAAGTATTAACGGATCATGTCACCTCTGACGAACTAAAGCATTCACAAACTCTGCTCGTGTCTCATCTTATCAAACTAGGGGCCGACGTGGAGTGGTCCTCAAGTTATAAagtcggcaaaggcagcatcaCGACCGCAAATGGGCCACCACTGTTTCTATCAATGGCTGCCGCACGCAATGAACATTGCACAAACGTCCTCCTTGCGGCCGGTGCAAAAGTCGACATCAAAGTTACAGTGAGTCAGGGCTCTGCAGGTGCCTCTACTCCAGGATCAGCCGACAATGCGGTTGCTCTGATTCCGGCGCTACTACACTGCCATTGGAAGCGGTCTGCCAATACAGACGAGAAAGTTGACAGCGAGTTAATTCGAAACATAGAGCTGCTACTTGAACACAGCGTACGGCTTGATTACGCCGTCAATGGTGTTTCTACATTtgattttgcttgcgaatCCGCTGACAAGGGGCAGTCGGAGCTTCTCAAACTGGTACTAGATCGGTGCAGTAGCAAGAACCTGCCAAAGCAGGTTGTCTCTGAGGCTATCTCAAAGAGAAAGGGGCAAAGCTCCAGTAGCGGAAAGGGTTCTCCCGAAGAGGTGACTCTCAAGCTGCTTGAAAAGTTCAACTCCCTACCTCGCAGACTATTGAGACAAATCGAGCAAAAGTCTGGGAAGACGAAGCTAAAATAGCCATTTCTACAACGCAATTTCAGATTCGGCTTAGAATACACGTCTTGCTCATTGGGCTCCCTCGTTCAGCTTGTATATTACCACAAACAGTCACAGCCAAACCAGCAGGTCTCAGGGTGTCCCAGCAATTGCATTAGATGGAGTCATTTTCCCAAAATAACAGTAAATGTAAATTAACATTAGTCAATAGCGTTACATGTAACCTATGCCATTCTTCCCGCAACTCCTGCCAAATAGTCGATCAAGTACTCACTCTAGAACTTATGCATATGGACTTCCGGAATGTGCGAGTACTGTTGCGCAATAGCTAACCCTAAAACAACAATAGAAAAGATAAACACCTTGTAGGAATCCATAAAGCAACAAAATCATAAATGAGTTCAGTAAGCAAGTTGCCGCAATACACGCTCGGAAATAAAGTCCACTGCTACGTCCTCTCACATTGCCTGCTTCTCGGGCTGGTCGTACGCAACGGCCGCAAGAGATCGACCGCATCGACTACAGAACCTGTCTTGAAGGCCACACTTGCCTCCACATCCCGAGCAGAATAATATGCCAGAGTCGGCCGCCGAAGTGCTTCGAGGTCGCGGAGGCACAGCTCCGGGTTGGAGGTAAGGGTTAGGTCCAGTCATGTATTCGTCGCCGGCCATATAGTTAGGAGGCGGGCCACCACCCGGTTGCATTAAgactggaggaggagaagaaaactGCTGGTTGCCTTGGTTTGTCTGGTTGGCCTGCTGCTTAGCCAGAGCTTCGTTCACGGCCCTATCGATGGCTTCTTGGTTTCGCACCCGTTCTCGGTCGTCTTGGCTCCTTCTGAACTCTGCCTCCTGCTCCATCTGAAACTGCCTCTGGGACTCCATCTCAGACTGTTTCCTGGCGCCATGTCTTGAGGCTGCAGTGGCGGTTCCAGCAAGAACAGCGGCAGTGAGGAATGGTGTGCGTCTTCTCCGGCCGAACATTGCGTCGGTAAATTACAGCTCGTGATGGACTAGAATATCTCTTTGGGTGGTATTTATTCTTTTGTAAAAGGGCCCCAGTGCCGTATGGTATATGAATGTGTGATAGAGGCGGTGTTAGTCGCTTAGGATCTGAGACAAAGCAACGGTGAGATCGATGGAAGTCGCTAGATGACCCGCAATGAAGCAACAAAATCTTATCTGTACTCTGTAATGCTTGCTACAAAGACTGTAGGAAAGTAAAGCGTATGCAGCAACATCGTAAGCTCTCAGTCTCAATGCCCTATTTATACAAGAACTGGACGGGGAGCGGAGAAGGCATGTGGGTTGACCGGTTGAGATGGCTGGCGCCACGACAAGATGGTATTGAACCTTAATTTCGAGCGTTGCCGCAACAAGTGAATCACGGCAGAAAGTACGGAACCGGacttttcttcatcaattTCAGAACttcattgttgttcttcAATCGTCAAGTTACAAGCCAGCCGAGGTCTCAAACGCAAACCTGTCGCGGCCCTGACGACTCCAAACGCTACAGGGAATTGAGTTCCGTCTTTCCCCGCGAGGATCTGCtcagccatggcgatgatgctATCATGACCATGGCTGAAGTGGCTTTGCGATTCATAGGTGCGTGTGGCAAACCGAGGAATGTAGCTGCGCCCCCAGAATGAGACCACAATGGGTCTCGCCCAAAGCCACCTCGCGAAACTCTTAGACTTTTGGGCCGAAGACGAGGTGAACTCTTGATGCCCGTTGAACCGACCTGTCAATCTGCCTACGGAGAGTCGGGGTCTCTTCCGCCGACGCTAATATCGCCAATCCTATCAATAGCGACTAGTTCTGTTGCCAGAGGACGCAGAAATCTCTGGCATAACTGTTGTTCAGAGACTACACTGTACGGAGCAGAAGCAGCGGAACATTCATTGATCATGAGCAACCAACTTCAAATACTCACATCTTGTTACTACCTGCCGTCGTACTGCATATTTCTATTCCGTATCCACTGCGATGTGACGCTATATTACGGCATGCTGGCTGCCTCGACTCTTTCGTCGTTGGACTGTATAGACACGCCTGTGCAGCATCCGACAAAAGGTTGTGTGGATCAAATGTTGTTTATTGCTAGCTAAAGAGCTAGGCAACTAATCTTTTACAAAGAAGATAAATATTGAAGCTCAACAGGGCCATCTTGTAGAACTTCAGCGCCGGTCCGAAGAACTTTAGCCTCTGTGATTTTGTGTTCAAAACTATACCCCAGCCCTTTCCCATTGTTCCTTGCGGCCCGCCAGGGGGATATGAAGAAAGGGGAACACAAACTTGCTGTGTGTCTAAGCTAGATCGCAGGTCCATATTCCCAAAGCCAACCCACACCCAATTTTGGAGTACTGCTTCGAGGTCAAGATCTCCgcatgtccagtctggccgGCATGGTTCCAGCCTTTGCTCAGGGTGCGGCAGGCATCACCGAGGCCGGGAAGTGTCGGTATCTCACAGAGCCAGCCACCGACGAAGACGCTCTCGAAGTTGTCCGGATTTCCTGGTGCCATGACCTGTGCACTTGATCCGGGGAAGATCTTATGCTTAAGGCTCCCGCCACTATTCTCACTCGTTTTAAGAGCATTACTCTCCACACGACTGTCCTGCTTGAGGCTAGTTAGCCCCATTGCCGCACGCCATTTGTCAACAATTGCCATGTAGCTAGAATTGCTGCCCCCGGATGGAACATCGGTGGGGGAAGAGATGGGTGGTGCACGGCGCGTCGTGATGGGTAATGCCGGAGTCGGTGTTGCAGTAGATATAGCCTTTATTAGAGATGTTTTGGGTCTTTTCGGTCGTTGGGTACTGAGTTGAGGATTGCTAGGAATAACGCCAGTCGGAAGCCTCGTGactgtggtgttggtgatgacggTATGAACCTTCCCAGCCGGGCACGCCAGCACAGGAAGTGCGAAGCCGCTGATGGCTATTGTTGCGAGAAACAGCTTAAGACGGACCATTGTGGCGGTTAAAGGGAAGTTTGTAACAAAGTAAGAAGCCTGGTATCAATAGCGAGTTTAAGGAACGGCGAGGGTCGGTGAATTGTGAGTGATGCGACATGTTTGAATCTTGTCAGTAGCTACGAGCTGACTTATATACGTGGCAGAGGCTGTACCTTACAGTGAGCGACAAAGCAAACATGGAAATTACATGATCAGTTGAATACTGTAGTAAATAGCCTCGTTCAATCTGAGACGGGCGATCCCCAGTCTTACAGGGATGATCCATCCTACTTGAGCAGCTCCGAATACGTATATACCTCTTGCCTCATCTGATAACCGGTGCAAAGACCTGTGTACGGTCTGCAAAGTCACAGTATATAGTGTACAGCCAAACATGTCTGGTAAGTTAAAATTGCAGTTCCATTGGCCCTGCCCACACTCGAAGTTGTTGTCAGGGGCTCTGCAGGAGCGTACCAGAGTTCTGGGATGCGGCCTCGAAGTCTCGCTGTTGATGCCAGGCTCTAGTGTCCCTTTTCATCTTGTAGTTTTCCCTGCAGAAGAACCCAAACAAACAAACGACAGGGCGGTTCTGAAGGTACGATCATCCGCCCAGGCACAGGTCAAAATGCCAGTCGCTCCGCAGATCTTATTTGTGTCCGACGTTATTGCGACAACATAGATTGGGATACTGTCAGACATTTCATCCGAAACTTGGCGAACAGTCAGGGGCATGGCAATCGAATATTAGAATAAATTGAAGTGACGAGGAGCGGATGAGACATTATGCGATTGCATGGCATGCCGAACATCCCTGCTTAGTGTAGAACATTTGGGCAAGTCCTCTTCAATTGCCTGTGTCCATTAGATGATGCGACCCGCCGTCTGATGTTTCGTCCTCATTTGGTCCATGGACAAGCAGCCACACGGTCACAAATATATTACACAAACAAAGGATGTTGATCCATGCTGTGTTTTGACAGGGGCCATGATTCGAGGCCACGAGGATGCGGAGCCATTAGTGCAGGGCCAGTATTATTCACAAAagaatacggagtacatcgGGGCCCTCGATAACCATACTTCAGATGGATACCCCTGCTCAAAAGTGCCATCCAAGAACTGACTTCTGTCACATAAGAAAGTGATGCCTCGCTTCATGTAGTGTACTTAATGCCATGTATCCGGAAACGCACCTTCCTTGCCTTTGTAGCAAAGTTAGTAATGCTAGTATATACTGTCATGGAAATTTCTTTCCAGAATAACTCTCTAATTTGCCCATTATTTTTCAAGTCTACCATCACGGACCCCTGGAGGGAAATGCCGATGGAAGTGAACGACGCAAATTCACCGCCAGGCCTGGAGAGTGCTTTCCTGGTTCATCGAAAATGGATGCCTCGGGTAATAAAATATCAATCGTGACTTGAAAGCGGATATTTACCTGTTGATAATACATTGATACCGGCACTTAGAGCGGCTCGCATAACGTCATTGGTGGAAAAAGTCAACACCAAAATTCCCGAATCCTGGGGTTT is a genomic window of Pochonia chlamydosporia 170 chromosome Unknown PCv3seq00010, whole genome shotgun sequence containing:
- a CDS encoding ankyrin repeats (3 copies) domain-containing protein — encoded protein: MKGEESQEYGVGRFRNAKFEATILHIAAKHGLVDVVEFLLANGANVNAGSSTYCYCNTKWKNVFPFREFYPLHFALVHAESRKPRELYKAAELLIQHGAYLVSAEQMAFNFLYRCGFELLDLADKTRTAAMSTSILLYALSNGSDATRICQDLLTREEIVYSEEYSHEGDTLLHGAMQHGDVNILKHVLDRYRGDYWSKNEAKQTPLHLAASKGHDEAIRLFFDRVPSRKTFPMEPDRTGNCPISYSLSSAMESESRRVDGVNLILDKTKDLTIRQYNDTGDTLLHMAVQTGDADLVSRIMRCLKTNVTGRNARGDMPIHRLAASKFDRKGAAAVIKVLIDAGCPIDSPSSGGTPLAIAIDHQNYSTAMILLEAGSGGLQSLGSQDLNNLFRKVLTDHVTSDELKHSQTLLVSHLIKLGADVEWSSSYKVGKGSITTANGPPLFLSMAAARNEHCTNVLLAAGAKVDIKVTVSQGSAGASTPGSADNAVALIPALLHCHWKRSANTDEKVDSELIRNIELLLEHSVRLDYAVNGVSTFDFACESADKGQSELLKLVLDRCSSKNLPKQVVSEAISKRKGQSSSSGKGSPEEVTLKLLEKFNSLPRRLLRQIEQKSGKTKLK
- a CDS encoding double zinc ribbon domain-containing protein, giving the protein MFGRRRRTPFLTAAVLAGTATAASRHGARKQSEMESQRQFQMEQEAEFRRSQDDRERVRNQEAIDRAVNEALAKQQANQTNQGNQQFSSPPPVLMQPGGGPPPNYMAGDEYMTGPNPYLQPGAVPPRPRSTSAADSGILFCSGCGGKCGLQDRFCSRCGRSLAAVAYDQPEKQAM
- a CDS encoding cysteine-rich secretory protein family domain-containing protein, encoding MVRLKLFLATIAISGFALPVLACPAGKVHTVITNTTVTRLPTGVIPSNPQLSTQRPKRPKTSLIKAISTATPTPALPITTRRAPPISSPTDVPSGGSNSSYMAIVDKWRAAMGLTSLKQDSRVESNALKTSENSGGSLKHKIFPGSSAQVMAPGNPDNFESVFVGGWLCEIPTLPGLGDACRTLSKGWNHAGQTGHAEILTSKQYSKIGCGLALGIWTCDLA